A single region of the Rhizobium sp. ARZ01 genome encodes:
- a CDS encoding substrate-binding domain-containing protein, protein MKSLQLTVAALVASAAFAGVAVARDQVQIAGSSTVLPYSKIVAETFGETFGDFKTPVVESGGTGAGLKEFCKGVGEATIDIANASRQIKDSELEACKAAGVTDIQEVKIGYDGIVFATDSSNPDIAFVPADIYKALAAEVVVDGKLVANPYKKWSEVNPALPDVEIAAYIPGEKHGTREVFEEKVLAAGCKEVGAPDVIKAAIADEKEAHKKCVAVRKDGLAVDIDGDYSETLARIAANKTGVGVFGLSFYENNADKLKVATVSGVTPSVETISSGEYPVSRPLFFYVKKAHVGVVPGLKEYVEFFVSDQMIGPDGPLAEYGLVSAPDAEREEIRTAVEAGKSM, encoded by the coding sequence ATGAAATCTCTTCAACTCACCGTAGCCGCTCTGGTTGCCTCTGCCGCGTTCGCCGGCGTCGCCGTCGCACGCGATCAGGTCCAAATTGCCGGCTCCTCGACCGTCCTGCCCTATTCGAAGATTGTGGCGGAAACGTTCGGCGAGACGTTTGGCGACTTCAAGACGCCGGTCGTCGAATCCGGCGGCACAGGCGCAGGCCTGAAGGAATTCTGCAAGGGCGTCGGTGAGGCTACCATCGACATCGCCAACGCCTCGCGCCAGATCAAGGACTCCGAGCTTGAGGCCTGCAAGGCAGCCGGCGTGACGGACATCCAGGAAGTGAAGATCGGCTATGACGGCATCGTCTTCGCGACGGACTCCAGCAACCCGGATATCGCCTTCGTTCCGGCCGACATCTACAAGGCGCTCGCCGCCGAAGTTGTGGTCGACGGCAAGCTCGTCGCCAACCCCTACAAGAAGTGGTCCGAAGTGAACCCGGCGCTGCCGGATGTCGAGATCGCTGCCTACATTCCGGGTGAAAAGCACGGCACGCGCGAAGTCTTCGAAGAGAAGGTTCTGGCAGCAGGCTGCAAGGAAGTCGGGGCGCCCGACGTGATCAAGGCGGCGATCGCCGACGAGAAGGAAGCGCACAAGAAGTGCGTCGCAGTCCGCAAGGACGGCCTTGCCGTCGACATCGACGGTGACTACTCCGAGACGCTCGCCCGTATCGCCGCCAACAAGACCGGCGTCGGCGTCTTCGGCCTGTCCTTCTACGAGAACAACGCCGACAAGCTGAAGGTTGCGACCGTCAGTGGCGTCACCCCGTCGGTCGAGACGATCTCCTCCGGTGAATACCCGGTCTCCCGCCCGCTGTTCTTCTACGTCAAGAAGGCTCATGTCGGCGTGGTTCCGGGCCTGAAGGAATATGTCGAGTTCTTCGTCTCCGACCAGATGATCGGCCCGGACGGCCCGCTCGCCGAGTACGGTCTCGTTTCCGCTCCGGATGCCGAGCGTGAAGAAATCCGCACGGCGGTCGAAGCCGGCAAGAGCATGTAA